Proteins encoded in a region of the Gemmatimonadaceae bacterium genome:
- a CDS encoding glycosyl hydrolase, protein MLPLRPLLLVAAPALAALAFPPDSTPPTRSTWAVPYPAPAAALDSTLKAGYRWRNVGPDRGGRSIAASGVKGRPREAYFGATGGGLWKTTDGGENWLPVTDGLISSASVGAVAVSESNPDVVFIGMGETCIRGNIMPGDGVYRSRDGGKTWTHVGFRESHGISKIRIHPTNPDIIYVASFGKFSVPSQERGVFKSTDGGSTWKRVLFRDDKTGAIDISIDRNNPNVLYASLWEAYRKEYQMSSGGESSGLFKSTDGGETWSEITRNPGMPSGLVGRIGVAVSGASSSRVYALVENEKGGLFSSNDAGATWTLVNDKRDIRQRAFYYTHVFADPKNADVVYMQNTSMFRSTDGGKTMKAIDNGTHGDFHDLWIDPDAPDHLVVANDGGGAVSSNTGGKWTAQDFPTEQFYHAITTAHTVYHICGSQQDNSTLCVPFNWNAAAFGLGSGGRRGGGGGGASDTTRRDITLGGMAVSYVAGGGEPGYIATDPLDPDLFYSGTNNGAYVDKFNRRLQTSREVNPYPWFYSGEPSKEIKERWQWTFPILFSKVDPKLLFVSSQRLWATRDGGKTWLRLSGDLTRHAPETQEKSGGPITGDMNGPEVYGVIFSVGPGKKDVNVIWTGSDDGLVHVTRDFGKSWSNVTPKDMPDFGRVSQIDASNFSSGTAYISVRKPLLNDFSPYIFKTTDYGKSWTKIVNGIRADAYVHAVREDPTRKGLLYAATQHGVYISYDDGANWESLMLNMPDVPISDLIVEGNELVIATHGRGFWVLDNIAPLRQATPAITAGDSHLFTPPALVRSGPGIVLSWWLKSPYKSARLEILDSAGVTLRTFEPDTTKPDSTRPPSGGFERNRRTYLPKGTGLQRLVWDGRAEGISSFPGMILWGAGTNGPAVPPGKYSVRLTIDGKKLTAPLSVRRNPWIADVSDADLVAQYKFGKMVRDKATEANDAIIAIRRVKTQLDDRTKRASADAALKSAGETLRTNASGVEESVYQVRNQSGQDPLNFPIKVNNRLANLLAMSERGDGRPTTNMPEIFGILSTELKGYTTKLEQVWKVDLAAVNKELARLNLAAIDPNCPKAEGCGVVP, encoded by the coding sequence ATGCTCCCGTTGCGTCCATTGCTCCTTGTCGCAGCGCCCGCGCTCGCGGCGCTCGCCTTCCCGCCCGACAGCACGCCGCCCACGCGCAGCACATGGGCGGTACCGTATCCGGCGCCCGCCGCGGCGCTCGATTCCACCCTCAAGGCAGGGTACCGCTGGCGCAACGTCGGCCCCGATCGCGGTGGGCGTTCGATCGCCGCGAGTGGCGTGAAGGGGCGCCCTCGCGAGGCGTACTTCGGCGCCACGGGCGGCGGGCTCTGGAAGACGACCGACGGCGGCGAGAACTGGCTGCCGGTGACCGATGGTCTCATCAGCTCCGCCTCGGTTGGCGCCGTCGCGGTGAGCGAGTCCAACCCCGACGTGGTCTTCATCGGGATGGGTGAGACGTGCATTCGCGGCAACATCATGCCTGGCGACGGCGTCTATCGTTCGCGCGACGGCGGGAAGACGTGGACGCATGTGGGCTTCCGCGAGTCGCACGGCATCTCGAAGATTCGCATTCACCCCACCAACCCCGACATCATCTACGTCGCGTCGTTCGGCAAGTTCTCGGTGCCAAGCCAGGAGCGCGGGGTGTTCAAGAGCACCGACGGCGGCTCGACGTGGAAGCGCGTTCTCTTCCGCGACGACAAGACGGGCGCCATCGACATCTCGATCGATCGCAACAACCCCAACGTGCTCTATGCCTCGTTGTGGGAAGCGTATCGCAAGGAATACCAGATGTCGTCGGGCGGCGAGTCGAGCGGCTTGTTCAAGAGCACCGACGGCGGCGAGACGTGGAGCGAGATCACGCGCAACCCGGGGATGCCATCGGGGCTCGTGGGGCGCATCGGCGTCGCCGTGTCGGGAGCCAGCTCGAGCCGCGTCTATGCGCTGGTGGAGAACGAGAAGGGCGGGTTGTTCAGCAGCAACGACGCCGGCGCCACCTGGACGCTGGTGAACGACAAGCGCGACATCCGGCAGCGCGCCTTCTATTACACGCACGTCTTCGCCGACCCGAAGAACGCCGACGTGGTCTACATGCAGAACACGTCGATGTTCCGCTCCACCGACGGCGGGAAGACGATGAAGGCGATCGACAACGGGACGCACGGCGACTTCCATGACCTGTGGATCGACCCGGACGCCCCCGATCACCTGGTGGTGGCCAACGACGGCGGGGGTGCCGTCAGCAGCAACACGGGCGGGAAGTGGACGGCGCAGGACTTCCCCACCGAGCAGTTCTACCACGCGATCACCACGGCGCACACGGTCTACCACATCTGCGGTTCGCAGCAGGACAACTCGACGCTGTGCGTCCCCTTCAACTGGAATGCCGCCGCCTTCGGGTTGGGGAGCGGTGGGCGGCGCGGCGGCGGTGGCGGCGGCGCCAGCGACACCACGCGCCGCGACATCACGCTGGGCGGGATGGCCGTGTCGTACGTCGCCGGCGGCGGCGAGCCGGGCTACATCGCCACCGACCCGCTCGATCCCGACCTCTTCTACTCCGGCACCAACAACGGCGCCTACGTCGACAAGTTCAACCGCCGGCTGCAAACGTCGCGCGAGGTGAACCCGTACCCCTGGTTCTACTCGGGCGAGCCGAGCAAGGAGATCAAGGAACGCTGGCAGTGGACCTTCCCCATCCTCTTCTCCAAGGTCGACCCGAAGCTCCTCTTCGTCTCGTCGCAGCGCCTGTGGGCCACGCGCGACGGCGGCAAGACCTGGTTGCGCCTGTCGGGCGACCTCACGCGCCACGCGCCGGAAACGCAGGAGAAGTCGGGCGGCCCCATCACTGGCGACATGAACGGCCCCGAGGTCTACGGCGTGATCTTCTCCGTCGGCCCCGGCAAGAAGGACGTCAACGTCATCTGGACGGGGAGCGACGACGGCCTGGTGCACGTCACGCGCGACTTCGGGAAGAGCTGGAGCAACGTCACGCCGAAAGACATGCCCGACTTCGGGCGCGTGTCGCAGATCGATGCCTCCAACTTCTCGTCAGGCACCGCCTACATCTCGGTGCGCAAGCCGCTCCTCAACGACTTCTCGCCCTACATCTTCAAGACGACGGACTACGGGAAGAGCTGGACGAAGATCGTGAACGGGATCCGCGCCGATGCCTACGTGCACGCGGTGCGCGAGGATCCCACGCGCAAGGGACTCCTCTACGCGGCCACGCAACACGGCGTCTACATCTCGTATGACGACGGGGCCAACTGGGAGAGCCTGATGCTCAACATGCCCGACGTCCCCATCTCGGATCTCATCGTCGAGGGGAACGAGCTGGTCATCGCCACGCACGGGCGCGGCTTCTGGGTCCTCGACAACATCGCCCCGCTGCGGCAGGCAACGCCGGCCATCACCGCCGGCGACTCGCATCTCTTCACCCCGCCTGCGCTCGTGCGCTCCGGGCCGGGGATCGTCCTCAGCTGGTGGCTCAAGTCGCCCTACAAGTCGGCCAGGCTCGAGATCCTCGACTCGGCCGGTGTCACGCTCCGCACCTTCGAGCCCGATACCACCAAGCCGGATTCGACGCGCCCCCCCTCGGGCGGCTTCGAACGCAACCGGCGCACCTATCTCCCCAAGGGGACCGGGCTCCAGCGTCTCGTGTGGGACGGGCGCGCCGAGGGGATTTCGTCGTTCCCGGGGATGATCCTGTGGGGCGCGGGGACCAACGGCCCCGCTGTCCCGCCGGGGAAGTACAGCGTGCGCCTCACGATCGACGGGAAGAAGCTCACCGCGCCGCTTTCCGTCAGGCGCAACCCGTGGATTGCCGACGTCAGCGACGCCGACCTCGTGGCGCAGTACAAGTTCGGCAAGATGGTGCGCGACAAGGCCACCGAGGCCAACGACGCCATCATCGCCATCCGTCGCGTGAAGACGCAGCTCGACGACCGCACCAAGCGCGCGAGTGCCGATGCGGCGCTCAAGTCCGCCGGCGAGACGTTGCGCACCAACGCCAGCGGCGTGGAAGAGAGCGTGTACCAGGTGAGGAACCAGAGCGGGCAGGACCCGCTCAACTTCCCCATCAAGGTCAACAACCGCCTGGCCAACCTCCTCGCCATGAGCGAGCGCGGCGACGGACGTCCCACCACCAACATGCCCGAGATCTTCGGCATCCTCAGCACGGAGCTCAAGGGTTACACCACGAAGCTCGAGCAGGTGTGGAAGGTCGACCTGGCCGCGGTCAACAAGGAGCTGGCGCGCCTCAACCTCGCGGCCATCGACCCCAACTGTCCAAAGGCGGAGGGGTGCGGCGTGGTGCCATGA